From Pirellulales bacterium, a single genomic window includes:
- a CDS encoding PEP-CTERM sorting domain-containing protein (PEP-CTERM proteins occur, often in large numbers, in the proteomes of bacteria that also encode an exosortase, a predicted intramembrane cysteine proteinase. The presence of a PEP-CTERM domain at a protein's C-terminus predicts cleavage within the sorting domain, followed by covalent anchoring to some some component of the (usually Gram-negative) cell surface. Many PEP-CTERM proteins exhibit an unusual sequence composition that includes large numbers of potential glycosylation sites. Expression of one such protein has been shown restore the ability of a bacterium to form floc, a type of biofilm.), giving the protein YSLSSSFYSTFDQTGDVYNWNETLLVNPVGNGVQLTGNFRGVRGGSWADDANALPATRRLFDNPAGQIFDYTFRVALVPEPSTAALSIIACGTLWWWRKRFR; this is encoded by the coding sequence CTATTCGCTTTCCAGCAGCTTCTATAGCACGTTCGATCAAACCGGTGACGTCTATAACTGGAACGAAACCTTGCTCGTTAATCCCGTCGGCAATGGAGTCCAACTTACCGGGAATTTTCGGGGCGTCCGGGGCGGTTCCTGGGCCGACGACGCCAACGCTCTGCCTGCGACTCGCCGGCTCTTTGACAATCCGGCGGGCCAGATCTTCGACTACACGTTCCGAGTCGCCTTGGTGCCGGAACCAAGCACCGCGGCGCTTTCGATCATCGCCTGCGGCACGCTTTGGTGGTGGAGAAAGCGTTTCAGATAG